The Kribbella amoyensis genomic sequence CGGTCGACGCGGGGATCAGGCACGACGGTCCGGCGAAGGATCGCAAGCTGCTGACCGTGTTCGCGTATGCGGACGACAATCACGACTTCGCGCAGGCGCAGCGGCGGTGTGTCGGGATCGGCAAGTGCCGCCAGACGTCGGGCGGGGTGATGTGCCCGAGTTATCAGGTGACGCGTGAGGAACTGCATTCCACCCGCGGCCGGGCGCATCTGCTGTGGGAGATGCTCGAGGGCGACCTGGTCACGGACGGCTGGCGGTCGACCGAGGTCCGCGATGCGCTCGACCTCTGTCTGTCGTGCAAGGGCTGCCAGTCGGACTGCCCGGTGAACGTGGACATGGCGACGTACAAGGCGGAGTTCACGCATCACCACTACGCGCGGAGGCCGTGGGCGCGGCCGTTGTCGCATTGGTCGATGGGGTGGTTGCCGGTCTGGTCCCGGATCGCGTCGCGGGCGCCGCGGATTGTCAACAAGGTGACGAAGTCGGCGCTGGTCAAGAGGCTCGGAGGTATCGCAGAGCAGCGTGAGGTGCCGGCGTTCGCCGAGCAGAGCTTCACCGACTGGTTCGTTGCCCGAGGCAACTCCCAGCCGAGCCAGGACGCGATGGCCGGCCGCCGCGGCGCCGAGGGCCAGGGCGGTGAGGTGCCGGGCGGCGAGGTCGGGGGTGGCAAGGGGCGGGTGGTGTTGTGGCCGGATACGTTCACCAACTACTTGGCGCCGGAGATCGGGCGGGCCGCGGTCGAGGTGCTGGAGGCTGCTGGGTACGAGGTGGTGCTGCCCGAGAAGCCGGTGTGTTGTGGGCTGACCTGGGTTTCCACCGGGCAGTTGGGGATGGCGAAGACCGTGATGGAGCGGTCGCTGCGTGCGCTGGCTCCGCACCTGGCCGCCGGTACGCCGATCGTCGGGTTGGAGCCGAGTTGTACGGCGGCACTACGGCAGGACGCGCCCGAGCTCCTTGAGGGGAGCAAGCTCGCAGTCGCGGCGGCGGCTTCGACGTACACGTTCGCGGAGTTCCTCGACCAGGCGGAGTGGAAGCCGCCCCAGGTCGGGGGAGAGGCGCTGGTGCAGACGCATTGTCATCAGCATGCGGTGCTCGGGTTCGACGCGGATCGGTCGGTGATGGCGGCGGCCGGGATCAAGGCGGTCGTGCCGGATGCGGGGTGTTGTGGGCTCGCGGGGAACTTCGGGTTCGAGCGGGATCACTACGAGGTGTCGAAGGCGGTGGGGGAGCGGGTCCTCCTGCCGGCGGTGCGCGAGGCCGACGAGCAGACGGCGATCGTTGCCGACGGGTTCAGTTGCCGCACCCAGATCACCCACGGCACGACCCGACACCCACTCCACCTCGCCCAACTCCTCGCCGACGCCCTCGACCGTGACGAGTAGGAAAGGTCCTACTCCTGGATGGGGAAGGCACGGATGATGACTGCTGTGGGGGTTGTGTCTTTGGGGATCGGGATCGTCCTGGTGAAGTCGTGGAGGACTCGGTGCAGGCGGGCTCGGAGTTCGGTGAGTTGGCCTTCGGTCAGGGCGACGACCTCGCTGAAAGCGAAGTCCTGATCGTCCGACGACTTCTGCTGCAGCCACGACGCGTACGCGACGTCCTCCAGTTCGCGGTTCAGCGACGCCTGCGTGG encodes the following:
- a CDS encoding ArsR/SmtB family transcription factor, which gives rise to MPIRRSSRRGPVHGHPLRDALLELIDRDGTTTSTLAAKELGESTGSCSFHLRRLEVLGLIEPDPEATGRVKPWRRVPTTQASLNRELEDVAYASWLQQKSSDDQDFAFSEVVALTEGQLTELRARLHRVLHDFTRTIPIPKDTTPTAVIIRAFPIQE